ACTTCTTTTGTACAAGTATGGTATTCTATTGTTCTCATTTATCCAATTTAATCAAACTTTTTATTATCTTTGAGTCATTAAAATTTTATTTTATGTGGCAGCATCCATTTTCTTTGGTTAAAAATTTTCAGGGCATTCAACCGATTATGCCTTTTTTTGTACAATACAATTTCAATACTTCTGCTAAAGAAGATAATCCGGAAGAAAAACCAGAAGAATCATCGGAAGATATAAATTCTTCGATAAACTTAGATAGCGACATTTTGGGAAGCGATTCTAAATAGCAGCCAATTGCCATTATATATAATGGTTCTCTTAAATCACTATCTAACGGAATTAGGTGTTTAAATTTTTGCTTAAATCCTATTGTATTTTCATATTCTTGTTTGCATACGTTGCTTAAATAATTTACAGACATAAGCAAATTACCGGCTTCAACATATTTGCCTTCTTTTAAGCATCTTAAAAAGTGTTCTTCTATTTTATTGTAATCAAATTCCATATATCATAGTTTTGGTTCTCATTTATCCAGCTTCATTAAACTTTTTATATGAGCTCGTTGGCTTTCGATGAGCTCGTTTTTTAAGCGTAGCTCTACTTTTAGCATTTCTATTTCGGTTTTTAGCCTTTCTATTTCGGCAGTGAGCTGTACTTCTATCTTATTGTTATTGCCATTGATGTGGTTGTGGCTCGCTATCGTTACATTTTTTACTTCATCATCAAACCAGTAGGTAACAGGTAAGCCAAAAAAAATAGCTAATTTTTCAATATCTTCTAATTCTAATTTTCTCTTTCCATCTAAAATTCTATAGACAGTCATAGGACTTTTATCTAAAATCTTTATAATTTGAGATTTTTTAATCCCCTTATTTTTAATTAGTTCCAGAGTTATTAACAATTTTTTATCCATTTGTTGAAAAATAATCTATTAAAAATTATAGAATAATATATCGATATTATATATTTGTGCATTCGTTTTCACTAATTAAACAAAAATTGTGCAATTCACCAAAAAAAAATAAATATATGGCTACAAACGAACAAGAAATCTTAGTATTAAGTCGCACACAACTAAAAGAAGTTATACGCGAAATTCTTTTTGAACGCGAAAAAGAACAGCAATTTAATCGTATTTATTCGTACGACGAAACCTGCCGGCTTCTTAATATTAGTCGCCTCCAATTGCGTTACTTAATCAAAAAAGGAAAACTAAAACGCCACATGCGTGGACAAATTAGCGGTATGAGCATCTACCATTTTATTCAACAGCTCGAAAACAAGTAGCTATGTGCCGCAAATATGCTATACTCGATATATTGCAGCAATTGCCATACGAACGGTATGTATGGTTGAAAAAAAATCTGCACAACGAAATCAACGTAAGCTACTCGACCCTTCGGCGGTGGCTTTACATAAAAGATAAAGAAAAAGCCGAAATACCGTTGGCAAAGCTAAAATTAATAGCTAAAAAATTAGATGTAGATATTAACCAGCTAATCAAATAGTTATGACAAAATTAAAAAGTACGTATCATATAGGTTTCAATATTTATCCCGATCCGTACGATTGGGGGTTTATCATTACAAGGGATAATCACGCTCAAAACTATCCCTATACTGTTCGTGCAGTGATAGTGATTCGTATTTTGTTTTTTCAATTATCTATAGTAAAGACTAATTACAACTATTTATGAAACGAAAAACCGACTTAGTAGAACTGCTTACAACACGTAATGGTTCGTACAATATAGTTCAGGCATTAAACAGCATTCAAACCGAACTAAACTTTATCCATCAAAAAGTCGTTAATCGCTATCAATATGGCGACGAAATATTATTAACAGCACATCAGAGCCGTTTATTATCGAAATTGTTGGAATATCAATCTGAACGATGCATACAACAAATTAATGCACTAATAGAACAAAATTATGCCGACAAAAAGACAGCCCTGCAACTTATTGATATATACGAAAAGAAAAGCAAGCGATTTTCTGCATATGCCCGAAAATTGAATACCAAAGCAAAACTGTGTATTGATTTTATTGAATAAATAGTATGGACGATAAACCAAAGTATTACGGAACCACGACCGAGCTGCAGGAGATTCGCAAGGCGATGAAATACCTGGCTACGTCGGTCGATAACTTGGTACAGCAGCAAAAACAGCTTAATATGCAAGCTTTTGCCGAACAACTTACATTGCGGTTCGAGGGTACTGTCGAAAGCGTAGTTTCCGATGCCATTAGCAACATAGAACCGCAAGGAAACAGCGTAATTTATGCAAACCCTAAATCTCATTTATACAACGAACTGAAATCGCTAAAAAAACAATATCGTTGGGCACGCACGCAGCAAGAACGCGACCGCCTACGCGGATTAATTAACAGCATTATGTACGATTTAAATAATTATTAATATGGGAATTGCCGATAAAGTGGACGAAATTTTGGAAGAATCGAACGAAGTAAGAAAAAAAGAAATAACCAGCAGCATCGAATTATTTATGAACTGGTTATTTTCGAACTACGAATTTCGCTTGAATATGTTGAGTTTAAAACCGGAATTTCGTCCGGTAGGAAGCCAATCCGAATATAAGGAGCTCGACGATCAAAATTATAATACCATCAGCATTTTGGCCGAAATAAACGGCTTTTCAAAGTCGATGGTCGAAAAAATGCAACGCATTATTTTAAGTGCATACGTCCCATCAGTGAA
This genomic stretch from Bacteroidales bacterium harbors:
- a CDS encoding helix-turn-helix domain-containing protein, coding for MDKKLLITLELIKNKGIKKSQIIKILDKSPMTVYRILDGKRKLELEDIEKLAIFFGLPVTYWFDDEVKNVTIASHNHINGNNNKIEVQLTAEIERLKTEIEMLKVELRLKNELIESQRAHIKSLMKLDK